The DNA window AACACATTTGAATGTTCCTGTAGTTATCGTAAGGAGTGATCCTAAAGTAACAGAGGGTTCTACGGTAAGCATTAATTATGTTTCTGGTTCGACAAAACGTATTCAAACAATGACATTGGCTAAAAGAAGTTTAAAAGAGGGCTCAAAGGTATTAATTATCGATGACTTCATGAAAGCGGGCGGAACGGTTCATGGGATGATTAGCTTGTTGAATGAATTCCAAGCCGAAGTGGTTGGCATCGGCGTTCTAGTTGAATCCGAGGACATAGAAGAAAGATTAGTTGATGAATATGTATCGCTTGTGCGGCTATCTGATGTTGATGTGAAAGAAAAACGAATTTCGGTTGAGGAAGGTAACTACTTCGAGTTTGTCGAATAATAAAGAGAAATGTAAAATGATTATTTTAATGTAATAAAAAGAGGAGGTTACATCCATGAATACAATTCATACTAACAAAGCACCAGCGGCAATTGGTCCTTATTCTCAAGGTATTGTCGTTAATAATCTTTTCTATAGTTCGGGGCAAATTCCATTAACAGCGGAGGGTGAACTCGTTCAAGGAGATATTCAAGCTCAAACACACCAAGTATTTTCAAACTTACAAGCTGTTTTAAAAGAAGCAGGAGCATCGTTATCATCTGTAGTAAAGGCAACAGTATTTATTAAAAATATGGATGAATTCACTCTAATAAACGAAGTGTATGGGGAATATTTCGGTGAACATAAACCAGCTCGCTCGTGTGTTGAAGTTGCACGTTTGCCAAAAGATGTAGGTGTTGAGATAGAAGTAATTGCACTTGTAAAGTAAGAAGGGGTAACCCTTCTTTTTTTTTATAATTACAAGGTTTAAAGTCATAAAAATAAGTCGATAATAAACAAAATTTAAAATTTAAGGATTTTTTTACATAAAATTTTTGTAATATAGCAGGAATTCCTAGAAACTCGTTGAATATTTGGTAATAAGTTTTTATATAGGGAAAAGGTGGTGAGACATAATGGAAGTGACAGACGTAAGATTACGCCGTGTTAACACAGATGGACGTATGCGTGCTATTGCTTCAATTACACTAGATAATGAGTTTGTTATTCATGATATTCGTGTAATTGATGGAAATAATGGCTTATTTGTCGCAATGCCAAGTAAGCGTACTCCAGATGGAGAATTCCGCGACATCGCACATCCAATTAACTCATATACACGCGGTAAAATTCAAGATGCGGTATTAGCAGAATACCACCGCGCTGGTGAAATGGAAGTGGAACTTGAAGAAGCGGGAGCTTCGTAAAATAATAGAAAAGATTATGAGACCCAATCATTTTATGATTGGGTCTTTCTATATTGATCTTATAAAATGAAACTTCTATCAGCAGTCAGGTTCGTCCATCCTCCACTGATGATTTGATGAACCAATTGGGTAATTATTCATGCTTCTTCTCTCGTATAAACTTCGTTGTTTTTTCTAAGTTGTGAAGTGGGAGTTTTAGCATCATTTGAAATTTAATAAACCCCATTATGTGAGTTTATTAGTATTTTTATCTATTTTTTAACCAATTAATGTAACGATAAAGCTGTAATGATCTATAAATTAATATACATTTTAGAGCAATTGTTGAAATAGATATGTTTTTAGGATATATTCGTAAATGGATAAATAGGGTGCAATGGAGGCTTGTAATGATAAATCGTTATGCAGTTATATTAGCTGCGGGACAAGGTACTCGTATGAAGTCGAAATTATATAAAGTGCTTCATCCTGTTTGTGGGAAGCCAATGGTTCAACATGTCGTTGATCATCTAAACGAACTTGCTATTGAGACAGTAGTCACTGTAGTTGGGCATGGTGCCGAAATGGTAAAAACACAAATCGGAGATAAGAGCGATTACGTACTGCAAGATAAGCAGTTAGGAACAGCGCATGCAGTGATGCAGGCGAAAGAAATCTTGGCAGATAAAAAAGGTACTACTGTTGTTATTTGTGGTGATACGCCTTTAATCTCACCTTCAACGATTGATGCGCTTATAACGCATCATGAGAACATGAATTCAAAAGGCACTATTCTAACCGCTAGATTGGAAAACCCTACTGGTTATGGTCGAGTTGTTAGAAGTGAGAGTGGGGACGTAATTCGAATCGTCGAGCATAAGGACGCATCTGAATCTGAGTTAATGATTCAAGAGATTAATACAGGTACGTATTGTTTTGATAACGAGGCATTATTTGATGCACTAAGTAAAGTGAAGAATGATAACGCCCAAGACGAATATTATTTGCCTGATGTTATTGGAATTTTAAAATCTGCGGGTGAAATTATCTCGGCTTACCAAACAGATGATTTCTTAGAGACACTAGGAGTTAATGACCGTGTCCAGCTCTCTCAGGCTGAGAAGGTTATGAAGCAACGCATATTAGAAAAGCACATGAGAAATGGAGTTTCGATTGTAAGTCCTGAACAAACATACATTGAAGCGGATGTTATGATTGGTCAAGATACAGTTATACAACCAGGAAGTATTTTGAGGAGTGGCACAATCATTGGGCAAGAATGTGTGATTGGACCGAATACTGAGATTAGCAATTGCCATATTGAAAATGAAACAGTAATTCGTCATTCAACAGCTTATGATAGCCACATTGGTTCATATGTACAAATTGGTCCGTTCGCACATATCCGTCCTTCATCACAAATTAGTGACCAAGTGAAAATAGGTAATTTTGTTGAAGTGAAAAAATCAACATTAGGTCGCGGAAGTAAGGCATCACATTTAAGTTATATTGGTGACGCTGAAATTGGTGAAGATGTAAATATAGGATGTGGGACTATTACTGTAAATTACGATGGTCGAAATAAACATCTTACTAAGGTAGAAGATGGAGCGTTTATTGGATGTAATTCGAATTTAGTCGCTCCTGTAACAATAGGTAAAGGTGCTTACGTAGCTGCTGGGTCTACTATAACTGAAAATGTACCAGGTGAAGCGTTAGCAATCGCTCGTAGTCGTCAAACAAATAAAGAAGGTTATACTGCACGCTTAACTCGCGATAAATAATAATAACGGAGGTTCTATCCATGCCAAAACAATATCCTGATGGAAGTTTGAAAGTCTTTTCTCTTAATTCGAATCCTGGTCTAGCAGAAGAAATCGTTGAGAAAATTGGTATTGAAATGGGGAAATGTACAGTTTCTCGTTTTAGTGATGGGGAAGTACAGATTAATATTGAAGAAAGTATTCGTGGTTGTGATGTATATGTAATTCAATCAACAAGTAATCCTGTAAATCAACATCTGATGGAACTTCTTATTATGGTAGACGCATTGAAGCGTGCTTCTGCAAAAACAATTAACGTTGTCATTCCTTATTATGGTTATGCACGTCAAGATCGCAAAGCGCGTTCACGTGAGCCAATTACTGCGAAACTGGTTGCTAACTTAATTGAAACTGCTGGTGCTACACGTGTAATCTCATTGGATCTACATGCACCTCAAATTCAAGGCTTCTTCGATATTCCAATTGATCATCTTGTAGGAGTACCTATTTTAACAGAGTACTTTGAGAAGAAGAACTTTGATGATATCGTTGTTGTTTCACCAGATCATGGTGGAGTTACTCGAGCTAGAAAAATGGCGGATCGTCTAAAAGCACCAATTGCTATTATCGATAAGCGTCGCCCACGACCAAATGTTGCTGAAGTTATGAATATAGTAGGTAATATTGAAGGGAAAACTGCTATTTTAATCGATGATATTATTGATACAGCTGGTACGATTACATTAGCAGCTAATGCTCTTGTAGAGAATGGTGCTAAGGAAGTGTATGCTTGTTGTTCTCACCCAGTACTATCTGGTCCGGCACTTGATCGTATTCAGAATTCGAAAATAAAAGAGCTTGTTGTAACTAATTCAATTGCTATGCCTGCTGAAAAGCACATTGATAAGTTAACACAATTATCTGTAGCCTCACTTATGAGCGAAGCAATAATTCGTGTGCATGAAGAGCAATCTGTTAGTACTTTATTTGATTGATAAAAGAGACGACCTATTTATTCGTATGTGATTATTAATAAGTGAATGATATAAGTAGTGTTTCAATATACTACGGTGTTATATATTCATGAATTGAATAGTTAAGTTGTATTTATAATGAATTGATGTTTGTTTTTCACACTTTTTAGGGCATAACTAGATAAGACACATATCCAATTAGGAAGGTGATTGACTTGTCTAATGCACTGAAGGCAAAAGTACGCGCAGACTTAAAACATTCAAATACGACAAAAATACGTAAATCGGGTGGGTTTCCAGCTGTTGTATACGGAGCTAATAAACAGTCTAAAGCAATTGCTGTTGAAACTGTAGAGTTTACTAAAACCATTAAAGATGTAGGGCGTAACGGCATTATCGAATTAAATATTGAGGGAAACGAGAAAGAGGCTGTGATGCTTCATGATATCCAAATGGATCCAATAAAAAATGAAGTGTTACATGCTGATTTCTTTATTGTTGATATGTCTTCTAAAATTGATGTTGAAGTGAACGTACATATTATCGGCGAAGCAAAGGGTGTAAAAGAAGGTGGTGTGCTAGACCAACCATACCATCAATTACATGTTAGGGCTCTTCCTACTGATATTCCAGAGTCGATTGATATTGACGTTTCAGATTTAGAAATTGGTGATACCGTTGAAGTAAAGGACTTAAAAACGGGTCGTCAATATGAGATTTTAGATGATGAGAATACAACAGTTATCACAATTGTACCTCCAACTTCAGAGGAAGTCGAAGATAGTGGTGAAACTCAATCAAGTGCTGAAAATGCAGAGAGCACACAAGGAACGCCAACAGACAATGGTGATGAATAATAAAGATGAGCACATGAGAAGGGCGTAGCCGGTCAGTCGGTTACGCTTTTTCTTACTATGTAAATTAGATTATAATAGGTGGATACACAGCGGTTTCCAGAGAGGGGTTTAAGGAGTGAAATTAATAGTTGGATTGGGTAATCCAGGTAAAAAGTATGAAAGGACTAGACATAATGCTGGATTCATTGCAATTGATGAACTGGCAAATCAGTTGAACATCTCACTTACAAAATCCAAGTTTAATGGTGTCTATGGTGATGGAGTGGTGAATGGAGAGAAGGTTATACTTTTAAAACCACTTACATATATGAACTTATCAGGTGAATCAATCGTTCCGATGATGAATTACCTTAATATTGATTTAGACGATTTAATGGTAATATATGATGATTTAGATTTGCCAACAGGAAAGGTACGTCTTCGTGTCAAAGGAGGTACTGGTGGTCATAATGGTTTGAAATCAATTAAACAACATACGGGTTCAACAGAGTTTAAACGAATTCGTTTAGGGATTGGACGTCCTGTTGCACCAATACCTGTAGTTGATTATGTACTTGGTCAATTTAACGAAGAAGAAACACTGAAAATTAATGATGCTGTCGAACATGCTTCTAATGCTTGTCAAGCATGGTTAGAGATGCCGTTTATTGATGTTATGAATAAATATAACTAGTAAAGGTTAGAATAGAAATCCTTTTCAATGTACATAATGAGAATAATGTGATTGAAGAGGAGGATTTCTATGGCAGTGTTATATTTTTGCAGGCATTGTGGCTATAAAATTGGAGAAATTAATGAACAGAATGTGTCATTAGAACGTCTCGGTTTTCATCAATTATCAGATTCTGAACGACAAGAGATGGTCACACATTCAGAAAATGGTGATATTAAGGTTAAGTCTATATGTGAGCATTGTGAAGCTACGCTTAATCAAAATCCAGATTACCATCAATTGAAATCATTTATTCATTAATTTGAACAGGGGATTTTCTTAATTGAACCAGAATAATAAACAAGAGAATGATTGAAAAACGCTTTGGTAGATGAGCCAAAGCATTTTTCTGTTTATATTTCCGAGACAACGATTCTAAAAATATATACTATTATTTTCGTTTTTAAAGGGAGGGAATGTGTTGAGAGGTTTATTAAAGCAATTTATAGATAGTAGTGAAATACGTTCGGTGTCAAATGGGTTGTTAGAAGGTTTGCAAGAACAACTAATAACTGGATTATCAGGATCAGCTCGATCGGTATTTATCGCCTCTCTTTATCAAGAAACAGGTCGACCACAATTAATCATTACTCATAACCTTTATCAAGCACAGAAGATTTATGATGATTTAGTTGAACTGGTAAATGAGAATGAAGTTTATCTTTATCCAGCAAATGATTTAATTGCTTCAGAAATTGCAGTTGCAAGCCCTGAGTTAAAAGGACAGCGAATTGAAGCATTAAATTATTGGAGTCAGCAAAGTAATGGAATTGTAATTACACCTGTTGCAGGTCTTCGGCGTTTTTTACCAAATGTATCAATGTGGCGAAAAGGACAGTTGCATTTTGAAGTTAACATGGAGATTGAGCTAGATGATATTCTTGCTGTTCTAATTAAATATGGTTATAAACGGAATGACATGATATCAGTTCCAGGCGATTTTAGTTTAAGAGGGGGGATATTAGATATTTTTCCGCTTACTGAAGATATGCCGGTCAGGATTGAGCTGTTTGATACGGAGATAGAATCGATTCGTTACTTCAACGTTGAAGACCAACGCTCAAAGGATACTGTAAGCGCTATCTCTATTGGTCCAGCATCAGAGATTTTACTTGATGATGAAGCATATGCGAGAGGAATTACGAACTTACAAAGTGGCTTAACTACTTCACTCAATAAAATAAAAAATAAGCAATTACAAGGGTTACTCAATGAAAATATAACATATGAAATAGAGCAGCTTAAGCAAAAACATGCATTTGACGAAATCTATAAATATATGTCACTTTTGTACGAAACGCCTGCAAGCTTAATAGATTATTTACCCGATAATGGATTATTGATATTTGATGAAATGAGCAGAGTAGATGAGATGGCATCTCGTTTGGAAAATGAAGAAGCAGAATGGCACACAGCATTATTAGAAAAGGGTGAGATACTAACTGACCTTCGTTTATCACATTCAATAACTGAAATGATGCAAAGTCTGAGCAGACCTTCAGTCTATTTGTCGTTATTTTTACGTCATGTTCCACATACAAACCCACAAAATATTGTAAATATTACTTGTAAATCAATGCAAGACTTCCATGGACAAATGGATTTACTTAAAAGTGAGGTATCCAGATGGAAAGCATCGAATAATGCTGTAGTCGTTCTGGCTGCAAACAATCAACGTGCTGAAAAAGTAAAGGGTGTTTTAGACGATTACGGGATAGAGGCAACATTACTTCATGATAATAAGGTGCTCATGCCAAGTATGGTTCAAATCGTTATCGGTGCATTAAATAGTGGATTTGAGCTTGCGTCCCAACAATTAATCGTGATTACCGAAGAAGAGCTTTTTAAACAAAAAGCCAAACGTCGTCGACGTAAGCAAAAAATGTCTAACGCTGAACGGATAAAAAGTTACTCAGAATTAAAAGTCGGTGATTATGTTGTCCATATCAATCATGGAATCGGGAAGTATCTAGGGATTGAAACATTAGAGATTAACGGTATACACAAAGATTATTTGAACATCCACTATTCTGGAAACGATAAACTTTACGTACCAGTTGAACAAATTGACCAAGTGCAAAAATATGTAGGTTCAGAAGGAAAAGAGCCAAAAGTATACAAAATGGGTGGGAATGAATGGAAGAAAGTGAAAAACAAAGTTCAATCTTCTGTTCAAGATATTGCTGATGACTTAATTAAGTTGTATGCAAAACGAGAGGCATCAAAAGGTTATGCATTTTCACCTGATAGTGATATGCAGCAAGAATTTGAAGCTGCATTTCCTTATGAAGAAACAGAAGATCAGCTGCGTACTATATCTGAGATAAAAGCTGACATGGAACGCGAAAGACCAATGGATCGACTTTTATGTGGTGATGTAGGATATGGAAAGACTGAAGTAGCATTAAGAGCTGCATTTAAGGCGATTGCTAATGGGAAGCAGGTAGCAATTCTTGTTCCGACAACAATATTGGCACAACAGCACTATGAAACGATGATGGATCGATTTCGTAATTTCCCAATAGAGGTAGGCTTACTCAGTCGTTTCCGAACTCGTAAACAACAAAAGGAAACGTTAACAGGATTGAAAGCAGGTAAAGTTGATATTGTAGTAGGTACTCACCGAATACTTTCTAAGGATATTGAATTTCATGATTTAGGGCTGTTAGTTATCGATGAAGAACAACGATTTGGGGTTACACATAAAGAGAAGATTAAACGAATGAAAGCAAATGTTGATGTTCTAACATTAACAGCAACACCGATACCGAGAACATTGCATATGTCGATGTTAGGTGTTCGTGATCTATCTGTTTTAGAAACACCTCCAGCAAATCGTTTTCCAATTCAAACTTATGTTGTCGAATACAATGGCGCATTAGTAAGAGAAGCTATTGAACGTGAATTAGCGAGAGAAGGACAAGTGTATTTTCTCTATAATCATGTTGAGGATATTGAAAGGAAAGCCCAAGAAATTCAAATGCTTGTACCAGATGCGCGAGTTACATTTGCACATGGTCAAATGAATGAGAGTGAATTAGAAGCGATTATACTAGGGTTCCTTGAGGGAGAATATGATGTACTTGTTAGTACGACAATTATTGAAACAGGTGTAGATATTCCTAATGTAAATACGCTAATTGTTCATAATGCAGATCGAATGGGTCTTTCACAATTGTATCAATTAAGAGGACGTGTGGGTCGGTCAAATCGAATCGCATATGCTTATTTTACGTACAAAAAAGATAAAATTTTAAAAGAAGAAGCAGAGAAACGTCTACAAGCAATTAAAGAATTTACTGAGTTAGGCTCAGGGTTTAAAATAGCTATGCGAGATTTAACGATTCGCGGTGCAGGTAATTTGTTGGGTGCTCAACAACATGGTTTTATTGATTCAGTTGGATTTAATATGTATTCTCAAATGCTACAAGATGCTATAGAGGAGCGAAAAGGTACAAACACAGAGAATAAGACGACTGATGTTGAAATAAGTATTCCAATTGATGCTTATATTCCTGAAGAATACATACCAGACAGCAAGCAAAAGATTGATATGTATAAAATGTTCCGTTCAGTTGATACCATCGACGAAATCAATGACTTGAAAAAAGAACTAAAGGATAGATTTGGACAGTATCCGAAAGAAGTAGAAGATTTATTCAGAGTTGCTTATTTGAGAGTACTTGCTAAAAAAGCATTTGTTGAGAGCATTACAGTTAAAAATAAAGATATAATTATTTTTGTTGTGAAAGAAAAAAGTAAAAATATTGATGGATCTAAGCTATTTGCATATACGAACCAATATCGCCGTGCATTTAGGTTAGGTACTGATGAAGAACGATTAAAGATTGTGATTGATGGAAAGTATGGTACAGAAGAAGAACGTTTAGAACTCGCAACGGAACTGTTAGAGAAGCTACCAGAAATGAAAGAATAGGTAGAAAATTTATAAAAAGGAATAAATTAACTTAAATTAAATAGAGGAATATAGTTTTTAACGTGTATATATGTGCTGACGTTACGGATACTAGAGGTAAGAAAATGGTGATTTATTCTTCTCAAGGACATGTTCTCTCCTAGTCACCAGTTTTTACAATCATGAGATGAAAGTGAGGCATCTTAAGAATGAAAGCAACAGGTATCGTTCGTCGAATTGATGATTTAGGAAGGGTTGTTATCCCAAAAGAAATTCGTAGAACTTTGCGAATCCGCGAAGGTGACCCATTAGAAATATTCGTAGATCGTGATGGAGAAGTTATTTTGAAAAAATATTCTCCAATAAATGAATTAGGTAATTTTGCAGTAGAGTACGCTGAAGCTCTTAATGAAAGCCTTGGACTAACAATCTTAATTAGTGACAGAGATACTTATATTACCGTTGCCGGAGGCTCGAAAAAAGAGTTCATTAATCGGAGTGTAGGAGAGAAGATCGAACAAGTAATGAATGACCGTTCTACTGTAATGGAATCATCAGAACAGTCATTTGAGCTTGTAGATGGTGTTGAAGAAACAATATCTTCTTACGTAATATGTCCAATTGTAGCTAGTGGAGACCCAATAGGCTCAGTAACCATTTTCTCAAAAGAAGGTAAGACGGTTAGTGAAGTAGAGGAAAAAGCGGCGGAAACAGCTGCTAGTTTTCTTGCACGCCAAATGGAACATTAATAAAACGAAAAAGACGGCTTAATCACCCGTCTTTTTTATTTGGTTTTAGTTTAGTGTTTTCTTAAACATAATGGTTAATGGAGTGATTGATGGCTTGTGATATAATGGGAATTGTAACAATTAAGGGAGTGGAAGGAAGAGTAATTTGAATCGTAGCTTCCAAGAACATAAGCGTATTTGGAAAGGTGCATGGCTGCTAACAGTTACAGCATTATTTATTAAAATATTAAGTGCTGTGTACCGAATTCCATATCAAAATATCGCTGGAGATATTGGCTTTTATATATATCAGCAAGTATATCCCATTTATAGTGCGGCATTTATACTTTCTACATATGGTTTTCCAGTTGTACTTTCTCAAATGTTAACAGGGGAAAGAAATAGAAGTAAGCGTCAGAGTACATTATTGATTTCATTAAGTGCTCTTACTTTAGTGGCAA is part of the Bacillus solimangrovi genome and encodes:
- the spoVG gene encoding septation regulator SpoVG, with product MEVTDVRLRRVNTDGRMRAIASITLDNEFVIHDIRVIDGNNGLFVAMPSKRTPDGEFRDIAHPINSYTRGKIQDAVLAEYHRAGEMEVELEEAGAS
- a CDS encoding RidA family protein, with protein sequence MNTIHTNKAPAAIGPYSQGIVVNNLFYSSGQIPLTAEGELVQGDIQAQTHQVFSNLQAVLKEAGASLSSVVKATVFIKNMDEFTLINEVYGEYFGEHKPARSCVEVARLPKDVGVEIEVIALVK
- the mfd gene encoding transcription-repair coupling factor; the encoded protein is MRGLLKQFIDSSEIRSVSNGLLEGLQEQLITGLSGSARSVFIASLYQETGRPQLIITHNLYQAQKIYDDLVELVNENEVYLYPANDLIASEIAVASPELKGQRIEALNYWSQQSNGIVITPVAGLRRFLPNVSMWRKGQLHFEVNMEIELDDILAVLIKYGYKRNDMISVPGDFSLRGGILDIFPLTEDMPVRIELFDTEIESIRYFNVEDQRSKDTVSAISIGPASEILLDDEAYARGITNLQSGLTTSLNKIKNKQLQGLLNENITYEIEQLKQKHAFDEIYKYMSLLYETPASLIDYLPDNGLLIFDEMSRVDEMASRLENEEAEWHTALLEKGEILTDLRLSHSITEMMQSLSRPSVYLSLFLRHVPHTNPQNIVNITCKSMQDFHGQMDLLKSEVSRWKASNNAVVVLAANNQRAEKVKGVLDDYGIEATLLHDNKVLMPSMVQIVIGALNSGFELASQQLIVITEEELFKQKAKRRRRKQKMSNAERIKSYSELKVGDYVVHINHGIGKYLGIETLEINGIHKDYLNIHYSGNDKLYVPVEQIDQVQKYVGSEGKEPKVYKMGGNEWKKVKNKVQSSVQDIADDLIKLYAKREASKGYAFSPDSDMQQEFEAAFPYEETEDQLRTISEIKADMERERPMDRLLCGDVGYGKTEVALRAAFKAIANGKQVAILVPTTILAQQHYETMMDRFRNFPIEVGLLSRFRTRKQQKETLTGLKAGKVDIVVGTHRILSKDIEFHDLGLLVIDEEQRFGVTHKEKIKRMKANVDVLTLTATPIPRTLHMSMLGVRDLSVLETPPANRFPIQTYVVEYNGALVREAIERELAREGQVYFLYNHVEDIERKAQEIQMLVPDARVTFAHGQMNESELEAIILGFLEGEYDVLVSTTIIETGVDIPNVNTLIVHNADRMGLSQLYQLRGRVGRSNRIAYAYFTYKKDKILKEEAEKRLQAIKEFTELGSGFKIAMRDLTIRGAGNLLGAQQHGFIDSVGFNMYSQMLQDAIEERKGTNTENKTTDVEISIPIDAYIPEEYIPDSKQKIDMYKMFRSVDTIDEINDLKKELKDRFGQYPKEVEDLFRVAYLRVLAKKAFVESITVKNKDIIIFVVKEKSKNIDGSKLFAYTNQYRRAFRLGTDEERLKIVIDGKYGTEEERLELATELLEKLPEMKE
- the glmU gene encoding bifunctional UDP-N-acetylglucosamine diphosphorylase/glucosamine-1-phosphate N-acetyltransferase GlmU — encoded protein: MINRYAVILAAGQGTRMKSKLYKVLHPVCGKPMVQHVVDHLNELAIETVVTVVGHGAEMVKTQIGDKSDYVLQDKQLGTAHAVMQAKEILADKKGTTVVICGDTPLISPSTIDALITHHENMNSKGTILTARLENPTGYGRVVRSESGDVIRIVEHKDASESELMIQEINTGTYCFDNEALFDALSKVKNDNAQDEYYLPDVIGILKSAGEIISAYQTDDFLETLGVNDRVQLSQAEKVMKQRILEKHMRNGVSIVSPEQTYIEADVMIGQDTVIQPGSILRSGTIIGQECVIGPNTEISNCHIENETVIRHSTAYDSHIGSYVQIGPFAHIRPSSQISDQVKIGNFVEVKKSTLGRGSKASHLSYIGDAEIGEDVNIGCGTITVNYDGRNKHLTKVEDGAFIGCNSNLVAPVTIGKGAYVAAGSTITENVPGEALAIARSRQTNKEGYTARLTRDK
- the pth gene encoding aminoacyl-tRNA hydrolase; translated protein: MKLIVGLGNPGKKYERTRHNAGFIAIDELANQLNISLTKSKFNGVYGDGVVNGEKVILLKPLTYMNLSGESIVPMMNYLNIDLDDLMVIYDDLDLPTGKVRLRVKGGTGGHNGLKSIKQHTGSTEFKRIRLGIGRPVAPIPVVDYVLGQFNEEETLKINDAVEHASNACQAWLEMPFIDVMNKYN
- a CDS encoding anti-sigma-F factor Fin family protein, which encodes MAVLYFCRHCGYKIGEINEQNVSLERLGFHQLSDSERQEMVTHSENGDIKVKSICEHCEATLNQNPDYHQLKSFIH
- a CDS encoding ribose-phosphate diphosphokinase, coding for MPKQYPDGSLKVFSLNSNPGLAEEIVEKIGIEMGKCTVSRFSDGEVQINIEESIRGCDVYVIQSTSNPVNQHLMELLIMVDALKRASAKTINVVIPYYGYARQDRKARSREPITAKLVANLIETAGATRVISLDLHAPQIQGFFDIPIDHLVGVPILTEYFEKKNFDDIVVVSPDHGGVTRARKMADRLKAPIAIIDKRRPRPNVAEVMNIVGNIEGKTAILIDDIIDTAGTITLAANALVENGAKEVYACCSHPVLSGPALDRIQNSKIKELVVTNSIAMPAEKHIDKLTQLSVASLMSEAIIRVHEEQSVSTLFD
- the spoVT gene encoding stage V sporulation protein T, with protein sequence MKATGIVRRIDDLGRVVIPKEIRRTLRIREGDPLEIFVDRDGEVILKKYSPINELGNFAVEYAEALNESLGLTILISDRDTYITVAGGSKKEFINRSVGEKIEQVMNDRSTVMESSEQSFELVDGVEETISSYVICPIVASGDPIGSVTIFSKEGKTVSEVEEKAAETAASFLARQMEH
- a CDS encoding 50S ribosomal protein L25/general stress protein Ctc; the encoded protein is MSNALKAKVRADLKHSNTTKIRKSGGFPAVVYGANKQSKAIAVETVEFTKTIKDVGRNGIIELNIEGNEKEAVMLHDIQMDPIKNEVLHADFFIVDMSSKIDVEVNVHIIGEAKGVKEGGVLDQPYHQLHVRALPTDIPESIDIDVSDLEIGDTVEVKDLKTGRQYEILDDENTTVITIVPPTSEEVEDSGETQSSAENAESTQGTPTDNGDE